In the genome of Poecilia reticulata strain Guanapo linkage group LG16, Guppy_female_1.0+MT, whole genome shotgun sequence, one region contains:
- the LOC103478818 gene encoding fibrous sheath CABYR-binding protein → MGCSSSSAQTVEQEKRPGTKPEESNGDTVAVRNGIIAEDVRTIEDQMQLPVQTASPDDAKAGPEDETEAVLEAVEAQEDLGSGEDLLVVPEPNAADEELAPQPTVEAEVAVKVTEVLSPVEEALPVETVPAEAPSEVKAVEALEETPEAQPVEAVQTEVPVLAKEEVPLLVVEEPAGTAGVVEEGVAEEASKAATENANPVQEEDPPSNTSPETDSETPAAAEASTATTDSVANEDAAPTEPSGPADAVIDTTIAAASIPEMPPVTAAAAAAQAEPHSATDEETEVSTVSSGVTASPEEASGPVGVSVPEPVKGSESPPVMVNPESSTETGVTAEVSEGNPSAMQTQAPPDPEPATEPVPESSPEVSSVNEASKDKEDEIAKKQD, encoded by the exons cagTCAGAAACGGCATCATCGCAGAAGATGTACGGACCATTGAGGACCAGATGCAGCTGCCTGTGCAGACCGCCTCACCAGATGATGCCAAAGCGGGACCTGAAGACGAGACGGAGGCCGTGCTGGAGGCCGTGGAGGCCCAGGAGGATCTCGGGTCTGGGGAAGATCTCCTAGTAGTTCCTGAGCCAAACGCAGCTGATGAGGAACTGGCACCACAGCCTACAGTAGAAGCAGAAGTTGCTGTCAAAGTAACTGAAGTATTGTCCCCCGTGGAGGAAGCACTTCCTGTAGAAACTGTACCGGCAGAAGCCCCTTCTGAAGTCAAAGCAGTTGAGGCCCTGGAGGAGACCCCTGAAGCTCAACCTGTTGAAGCTGTGCAGACAGAGGTCCCTGTTCTTGCTAAGGAAGAAGTTCCCCTGTTGGTTGTAGAAGAGCCAGCAGGGACCGCCGGAGTTGTGGAAGAGGGAGTAGCTGAAGAAGCCTCCAAAGCAGCAACTGAAAATGCTAACCCTGTCCAGGAAGAAGACCCACCCAGCAATACGTCACCAGAAACTGACTCAGAGACTCCAGCAGCAGCCGAAGCTTCAACAGCAACCACAGATTCAGTAGCCAACGAAGATGCAGCCCCAACCGAACCCTCAGGACCTGCAGATGCCGTAATAGACACAACTATTGCTGCAGCGAGTATTCCAGAGATGCCTCCGGtaactgctgctgcagctgctgctcaagCTGAGCCTCACTCTGCCACCGATGAGGAGACGGAGGTTTCCACAGTCTCCTCTGGTGTTACTGCCTCACCAGAGGAGGCGTCCGGTCCTGTAGGGGTTTCGGTCCCAGAGCCAGTCAAGGGTTCTGAATCTCCACCAGTCATGGTGAATCCAGAGTCCAGTACAGAGACTGGAGTCACAGCAGAAGTTTCTGAGGGGAATCCTAGCGCGATGCAAACTCAAGCCCCACCAGATCCAGAACCTGCAACTGAGCCGGTTCCTGAATCGTCACCAGAGG TGTCATCTGTAAATGAGGCCTCCAAGGATAAAGAAGATGAAATAGCCAAAAAGCAGGATTAA